A single genomic interval of Spinacia oleracea cultivar Varoflay chromosome 6, BTI_SOV_V1, whole genome shotgun sequence harbors:
- the LOC110783494 gene encoding ATP-dependent DNA helicase Q-like SIM gives MEALGAWFSQQDCLVLAATWSGKSLCFQLPALLTRKVVVVISPLISLMHDQCLKLSKHGISACFLGSGQPDNTVEKKAMNGMYSVVYVCLETLLSFHCLMRCIMHTNKSTSEACGEPWNSFICHR, from the exons ATGGAAGCTCTTGGTGCTTGGTTTTCTCAGCAAGACTGTCTTGTTCTTGCAGCAACATGGTCTG GGAAATCTCTGTGCTTTCAGCTACCTGCGCTTTTGACAAGGAAGGTCGTGGTCGTGATTTCTCCATTGATAAGCTTGATGCATGACCAGTGCTTAAAGCTATCAAAACATGGCATCTCTGCATGTTTCCTTGGATCAGGACAACCAGATAACACCGTTGAGAAGAAAGCAATGAACGGCATGTATTCCGTTGTATACGTTTGCCTCGAAACACTGCTTAG CTTTCACTGTCTGATGAGGTGTATAATGCATACTAATAAGTCCACTTCAGAGGCTTGCGGAGAACCGTGGAATAGCTTTATTTGCCATCGATGA